A window of Methylocystis sp. IM3 contains these coding sequences:
- a CDS encoding 3-hydroxybutyrate dehydrogenase, whose product MSLSKRNAVVTGSTSGIGLGYARALAKEGANVVINGFGAASDIEKERVAIETEFGVTCLYEAADMLKPVEISAMIANAEAKLGSVDILINNAGIQYVSPIEDFPVEKWDQIIGIDLSSAFHTIRAATPGMKARKWGRIINTASAHSRVASPFKTAYVAAKHGVVGLNKVVALELAAHGVTSNCISPGYVWTPLVEKQIPDTMKARNLTREQVIHDVLLEAQPTKEFVTVEQIAALAVFLCSDAASQITGANISMDGGWTAG is encoded by the coding sequence ATGTCCCTATCGAAACGCAATGCGGTCGTGACAGGCTCCACCAGCGGCATTGGTCTTGGCTACGCCCGCGCTCTCGCGAAAGAGGGCGCAAATGTCGTGATCAACGGCTTCGGCGCGGCGTCCGACATTGAAAAGGAACGGGTCGCGATCGAGACGGAATTCGGCGTGACTTGCCTCTATGAGGCCGCCGATATGCTGAAGCCGGTGGAAATCTCCGCGATGATCGCGAATGCCGAGGCAAAGCTAGGATCTGTCGACATTCTGATCAATAACGCCGGCATTCAATACGTATCGCCCATCGAAGATTTTCCCGTCGAGAAATGGGACCAGATCATCGGGATCGACCTATCCTCCGCCTTCCATACGATCCGCGCAGCGACGCCGGGCATGAAAGCGCGCAAATGGGGCCGCATCATTAATACGGCGTCCGCCCATTCTCGCGTCGCCTCGCCGTTCAAGACCGCCTATGTCGCGGCCAAGCACGGCGTCGTTGGCCTGAACAAAGTCGTCGCGCTCGAACTTGCCGCCCATGGCGTTACGTCGAACTGCATATCGCCCGGCTACGTCTGGACGCCGCTTGTCGAGAAGCAAATACCGGACACGATGAAGGCCCGTAATCTCACCCGCGAGCAGGTTATTCACGACGTCCTGCTGGAAGCCCAACCGACGAAAGAATTCGTTACCGTCGAACAGATCGCGGCGCTGGCCGTATTCCTTTGCTCGGACGCCGCGTCGCAGATCACCGGCGCCAATATTTCAATGGACGGTGGCTGGACGGCTGGCTGA